In Mongoliitalea daihaiensis, one DNA window encodes the following:
- a CDS encoding COR domain-containing protein: MKETVKCNLYVVGLNGTGKTVLISKIVGGESNYKTRPIGFENSDWQIKYENQIIDVEIKERASFDQRVSKEYEKGYLDNSVVIVMVSSIFNDSENNFDRIWNEYLARIPSNCIVILFFNKNKEKEVDKIDIKSLKDKYPFVREVLNYDLQNDKLDGFNYLLRNIIINRYTDRLNYARKIIKENLLTKNPELDLGNCSLTSLYEIEELFENTHIEKLILSNEWAAFRNIKWHKITSKNQQEKNSLGDLHPNLSKLKNLKHLIAGGDWNDGKSWWNRWRIYDLSPVLSLSNLEYLNVSNNKIRNVPTLSKLKKLRILHLNNNEITNVNIRSNSISLEEIYLSNNQLTSVSFVKFLLVAKTIDLHGNKIKSLAPIQSQFVRMNVTNSKWEQNTINIAKNPLVQPPMEIVNISKEAVISYFNDLSKGGSFINKDVKLILVGNSEVGKTTLAKYLNNEIELDKEHPATHWLEEKQLKSKYKIEKIKDKCNINLFDFGGHDYFHDTHHLFFSKNTVYLLLWDKETNNLNYRIVSQKNSKKEIVEVKTQDYPIKYWLESIKHFTKEKKTENFDFEIEKEDKFNSLALLIQNKVNSTDEIMHLNNREIFLNYPFIFEFANISLKPKRNLNHLDSLITELLNKAEIIGSKLPDYYRIVKNNIKIYDRKPILSINEFNQYCNSFLSENIDIEQTIFLAEYLKQIGIILYYPNSKNGDKIYINKKWVIEQIYKILEGLAKKNGEFDTNHIKSTLPRNCSNEEVNSIIQLMLEFKIIFEHPESSGFIAPLYLPTQPIKAVELFIDENKIPYRRFLYSGFIHKNVILSFFQEYGKLVIKETSSLDKGLYYYWKDGLVIKDSASSEIVMVQFNIGDSEGNAFIDVVQINNASETKFVKEIIEFIKAINTDYEIEEMVTLDGKDYVSLEVLHNNAKVGKMIFTESRISMDKDLIVPVIKEFKLKDYKMFLSNGIKRKKVVISYSKKDLVRVHTLIRYLNPLIDLELIEQPWYCTVLNPADEWDLKIKSKFDEADIIFFMVSEYFYSTPYIIEKEVKSAIDRYDKDKSVKIVPIILEHYQWGRKDPYNLQRFSALPFQAKPISDFNNEKLAWNTITVCVRTMIEKDLDPGKIDIISRELQEIYERQVEGKLDFNTK, translated from the coding sequence ATGAAAGAGACAGTAAAATGCAACCTTTATGTTGTTGGCTTAAATGGCACAGGCAAAACCGTACTTATAAGTAAGATTGTTGGTGGTGAGAGTAATTATAAGACAAGACCGATAGGGTTTGAAAATTCAGATTGGCAAATCAAATACGAAAATCAAATTATTGATGTAGAGATAAAAGAAAGAGCGTCTTTTGACCAAAGAGTTAGCAAAGAATATGAAAAAGGTTACTTAGACAATTCGGTTGTAATTGTAATGGTGAGTTCAATATTCAATGACAGTGAGAACAATTTTGATAGAATATGGAATGAATACCTAGCCAGAATTCCAAGCAATTGTATTGTTATTTTGTTTTTCAACAAAAACAAGGAAAAAGAGGTTGATAAAATTGATATAAAATCTCTTAAAGACAAATATCCATTTGTCAGAGAAGTGCTCAATTATGATTTGCAAAATGACAAATTAGATGGTTTCAATTATTTATTGAGAAACATTATTATCAACAGGTATACTGACAGACTCAATTACGCAAGAAAAATTATTAAGGAAAATTTACTCACCAAAAATCCCGAATTAGATTTAGGAAACTGTTCTCTTACTAGCCTCTACGAGATTGAAGAACTTTTCGAAAATACTCATATTGAAAAGCTTATATTAAGTAATGAATGGGCAGCTTTTAGAAATATCAAATGGCATAAAATAACTAGCAAAAATCAACAAGAGAAAAATTCCTTGGGTGACTTACATCCTAATCTAAGTAAACTTAAAAACCTAAAACATTTAATTGCTGGTGGTGATTGGAATGATGGCAAATCCTGGTGGAACAGATGGCGAATTTATGATTTAAGTCCAGTTTTAAGTTTGTCAAACTTAGAGTACTTAAATGTTAGTAACAACAAGATTAGAAATGTACCAACATTATCTAAACTCAAAAAATTAAGAATATTACACCTTAATAATAATGAAATTACAAATGTTAATATCCGAAGTAACTCCATTTCATTGGAAGAGATTTATCTAAGCAATAATCAATTGACATCAGTATCATTTGTAAAGTTCTTGCTTGTTGCCAAAACAATTGACTTGCACGGAAATAAAATAAAGAGTCTTGCACCTATCCAAAGTCAATTTGTAAGAATGAATGTTACCAATTCAAAATGGGAGCAGAATACAATAAACATTGCAAAAAATCCATTAGTGCAACCTCCAATGGAGATTGTAAATATCAGTAAAGAGGCTGTAATAAGTTACTTTAATGATTTATCTAAGGGCGGTTCATTTATAAATAAAGATGTTAAACTGATTTTAGTAGGGAATAGTGAAGTAGGCAAAACTACTTTGGCAAAATATCTAAATAATGAAATAGAGCTTGATAAAGAACATCCCGCTACTCATTGGCTAGAGGAGAAACAACTAAAGAGCAAGTACAAAATCGAAAAGATTAAAGATAAATGCAATATCAATTTATTTGATTTCGGTGGTCACGATTATTTTCACGACACCCATCATCTGTTTTTTAGTAAGAATACCGTTTATTTACTTTTATGGGACAAGGAGACAAACAACTTAAATTACAGAATAGTAAGCCAAAAAAACAGCAAAAAAGAAATTGTAGAAGTTAAAACTCAAGATTACCCTATTAAATACTGGCTTGAATCTATTAAGCACTTCACAAAAGAAAAGAAAACCGAAAATTTTGATTTCGAAATAGAAAAAGAAGACAAATTCAATAGCCTTGCTCTACTAATTCAAAATAAGGTAAATAGTACAGATGAGATTATGCATCTCAACAACCGTGAAATTTTTCTGAATTACCCATTTATTTTTGAGTTCGCAAATATTTCCTTAAAGCCTAAGAGAAACCTAAATCATCTTGATTCTTTGATAACCGAGTTACTTAATAAGGCGGAAATCATTGGTTCAAAATTGCCCGACTATTATCGTATCGTAAAAAACAATATTAAAATTTACGATAGGAAACCCATTCTTTCAATCAATGAGTTTAATCAATATTGTAATAGCTTCTTATCTGAGAATATTGATATTGAGCAAACAATCTTTTTAGCAGAGTACTTAAAGCAGATAGGCATAATACTATACTATCCAAACTCTAAAAATGGTGATAAAATATATATAAACAAGAAGTGGGTGATAGAGCAGATTTATAAAATTCTAGAAGGTCTTGCAAAAAAGAATGGTGAATTTGACACAAATCATATCAAAAGTACATTACCTAGAAATTGTAGCAATGAAGAAGTAAATAGCATAATTCAGTTAATGCTTGAATTCAAAATTATTTTTGAACACCCCGAGTCAAGCGGTTTTATTGCTCCTCTTTATCTTCCAACACAACCTATCAAAGCAGTTGAACTTTTTATTGATGAAAACAAAATACCTTATAGAAGATTTTTATACAGTGGGTTCATACACAAAAATGTAATACTCTCCTTTTTTCAAGAGTATGGTAAACTAGTAATTAAGGAAACTTCAAGTTTGGATAAGGGTTTATATTATTATTGGAAGGATGGTTTAGTAATTAAAGATTCTGCATCTAGTGAAATTGTTATGGTTCAATTTAACATTGGCGATTCAGAAGGTAATGCTTTTATTGATGTTGTTCAAATTAACAATGCTTCTGAAACCAAATTTGTCAAAGAAATAATCGAATTTATTAAAGCTATCAATACGGATTATGAAATTGAGGAGATGGTTACGCTTGACGGAAAGGACTACGTTTCTTTAGAAGTACTACATAATAATGCAAAAGTCGGCAAAATGATTTTTACAGAAAGCCGTATTTCAATGGATAAAGATTTAATTGTACCAGTTATAAAAGAGTTCAAACTAAAAGATTATAAGATGTTTTTATCTAATGGAATAAAAAGGAAAAAGGTAGTTATATCCTATTCTAAAAAAGACCTTGTTCGAGTCCACACACTTATTAGATACTTAAATCCATTAATTGATTTGGAACTAATTGAGCAACCTTGGTATTGCACAGTTTTAAATCCTGCTGATGAATGGGACTTGAAGATTAAATCAAAGTTTGATGAAGCGGATATAATTTTCTTTATGGTAAGTGAATACTTTTATTCAACCCCTTATATTATCGAAAAAGAAGTAAAATCAGCTATCGATAGGTATGATAAAGATAAATCTGTAAAAATAGTACCAATCATTTTAGAACATTATCAATGGGGAAGAAAAGATCCCTATAATCTAC
- a CDS encoding PD-(D/E)XK nuclease domain-containing protein: MKLIQYRNIELAAYLCVQSFEELPNHTFELSPDEEIALIGYKKESVEVSKVVSIISKAPIKGLSAISNVYKLAGLYLSAKSELSQQIREKYQQSDLKQKYFLTKIEPSLKSQLEKEVIALQNQPFAILIKSIYDISDVNETELNTAMQSVTTVSDIDVQLQILLEDIESTLLNIRYINKSADEVVRDILNNFSNAIQKIITNRRKDHPNFEIEDEYDVQDILYVILKSVFPNLRDEDAIAKVGAKTTKIDLIIREEKILVEVKMIKAKESNETHFIEELKVDFESYHECKWLRKLFCFVYDPYKKTRDISNFNDLKGDRIKGEHNFNVEVIVAN; encoded by the coding sequence ATGAAGTTAATTCAATACAGAAATATTGAGTTAGCTGCTTATTTGTGCGTTCAATCTTTCGAAGAATTACCAAACCATACATTTGAACTAAGCCCTGACGAAGAAATCGCTTTGATTGGTTATAAGAAAGAATCCGTTGAAGTGTCTAAAGTTGTTTCTATCATTTCAAAAGCCCCGATAAAAGGGCTAAGTGCAATTTCCAATGTATACAAATTAGCTGGCTTGTACTTATCAGCTAAAAGTGAATTAAGCCAACAAATCAGAGAAAAATATCAGCAAAGTGACTTAAAGCAAAAATACTTTCTAACTAAAATTGAACCATCGCTTAAATCACAATTAGAGAAAGAGGTGATAGCGTTGCAAAATCAACCTTTTGCTATTCTCATTAAAAGCATTTATGACATAAGTGATGTTAATGAGACCGAACTGAATACTGCTATGCAATCTGTGACAACAGTATCTGACATAGATGTTCAGTTGCAAATTCTCTTAGAAGATATTGAAAGTACATTACTAAACATCAGGTATATCAATAAGTCTGCTGATGAAGTGGTTAGAGACATTTTAAATAATTTCAGCAATGCCATTCAGAAGATAATTACGAACAGAAGAAAAGACCATCCCAATTTTGAAATTGAAGACGAATATGATGTGCAGGATATTTTGTACGTGATACTTAAATCGGTATTTCCAAACCTAAGAGATGAAGATGCAATTGCAAAGGTTGGAGCAAAAACAACTAAAATAGACCTGATAATAAGGGAAGAAAAAATTTTAGTTGAGGTGAAGATGATAAAAGCTAAAGAATCAAATGAAACACATTTCATTGAAGAATTGAAAGTAGATTTTGAATCATACCACGAATGTAAATGGTTGAGAAAACTATTTTGCTTTGTTTACGACCCTTACAAAAAGACCCGTGACATTTCAAATTTCAACGACCTGAAAGGAGACAGAATAAAAGGCGAACATAATTTTAATGTAGAAGTGATAGTTGCAAACTAA
- a CDS encoding restriction endonuclease subunit S: MKEINNIPKHWQEKSLGEIFTIERGGSPRPIEEYITNDENGINWIKIGDTKNVVKYISRTKEKIKPEGVKRSRMVYEDDFLLSNSMSFGRPYIMKTTGCIHDGWLVIRKNEIIDNNYLYYILSSSFLFQQFSNLAKGSTVKNLNIEAVKQAVIRFPPLPEQQAIVAKIEELLSELENGKQQLLTAQQQLKVYRQSLLKWAFEGKLTNKYVKEGELPEGWKSVNVNDIVEKSKHSLKAGPFGSSLKKEFYVQKGYKIYGQEQVIIDDAFFGDYYINEEKYLELKSCRVKPFDILISLVGTVGKVLILPENSQEGVINPRLIKITLNKEIYLHKFFKYYFESSYVKNFYSAKAQGTTMDVLNLGIIKTIPFPMPSLKEQQQIVEELESKLTVCDKIEETISQSLQQAETLRQSILKKAFEGKLITTENLATI; encoded by the coding sequence ATGAAAGAGATTAACAACATACCAAAACATTGGCAGGAAAAATCTTTAGGGGAAATCTTTACCATTGAAAGAGGTGGCTCTCCTCGACCAATAGAAGAATATATAACCAATGATGAAAATGGAATTAATTGGATAAAGATAGGGGATACTAAAAATGTTGTTAAATACATTTCACGCACAAAGGAAAAGATTAAACCAGAAGGAGTAAAAAGGTCAAGAATGGTTTATGAAGATGATTTCCTTCTTTCCAATTCAATGAGTTTTGGCAGACCCTACATAATGAAAACAACAGGTTGTATTCACGATGGTTGGCTAGTGATAAGGAAAAATGAAATTATTGATAATAACTATTTATACTACATTCTAAGTTCTTCTTTTCTATTTCAGCAGTTTTCTAACTTAGCGAAAGGCTCAACAGTTAAAAATCTGAATATAGAGGCTGTTAAACAGGCAGTAATTCGATTTCCCCCCCTCCCCGAACAACAAGCCATTGTAGCCAAAATAGAAGAACTACTCAGCGAACTGGAAAACGGCAAACAACAACTGCTCACCGCCCAACAGCAATTAAAAGTTTACAGACAAAGTTTGTTGAAATGGGCTTTTGAAGGGAAGTTGACTAATAAGTATGTAAAAGAAGGTGAATTGCCGGAGGGGTGGAAAAGTGTTAATGTAAATGACATTGTTGAAAAAAGTAAGCATTCCTTAAAGGCTGGTCCATTTGGTTCCTCGTTGAAAAAAGAATTTTACGTTCAAAAGGGTTATAAAATTTATGGGCAAGAACAAGTGATAATTGACGATGCTTTTTTTGGTGACTATTATATAAATGAAGAAAAATATTTAGAACTAAAATCATGCAGAGTTAAGCCGTTTGATATTCTGATTAGCTTGGTCGGAACAGTTGGTAAAGTTCTAATCTTACCTGAAAATTCTCAAGAAGGTGTGATTAATCCTCGTTTAATTAAAATAACACTGAACAAAGAAATCTATTTGCATAAATTTTTCAAGTATTACTTTGAGAGTTCATACGTGAAAAACTTTTACAGTGCAAAGGCGCAAGGAACAACAATGGACGTTTTGAACCTTGGAATAATTAAGACGATTCCCTTTCCAATGCCATCTCTAAAAGAACAACAACAAATCGTTGAAGAATTAGAAAGCAAGCTCACGGTTTGCGATAAAATAGAAGAAACCATCAGCCAAAGTTTGCAACAGGCAGAAACCTTGAGGCAGAGTATTTTGAAAAAGGCGTTTGAGGGGAAATTAATAACCACAGAAAACTTAGCTACAATATGA
- a CDS encoding argonaute/piwi family protein: MSGLFLNFYQVDIPTKAASIDSVEYSPYASKEAFIGLKKSFPNLSFYRDDDKILLWKNSNESEFPENTVSINIDFTEKAKVLSKILERSIIDFVEPKGYRIFKNKHSNSWGIISSKDVLNGSIEGLSVNRIVHFSPCFFFKESKLLLGFSLSTSLKNSFTWSKSEFEKYGIDIKGLKGDDNRIFANRQSIKRFIETKGATTKYDQIINEENKNSKCFAVIDGFYKWLDKNRTEIKLPFGLAINAISKKYLPFEDELIKPEIIGKPQRYFYSNRKNTQGLKYYDQMVKAYQPYSLELYQNKQINIGVICPSEYQGETEGFVKKIEAKLKEVFHFNSLNFHFKTIAGKELENYKEVLYDEALQKCDLIYVIVNEAQEKLSPNNSPYYVCKAKFIGNGIPTQDVQIETIRQNLNAFTMTNIALNSYAKLGGTAWTIEKEDKLKDELVIGIGSTLSENGQFVLGIAQVFHNDGRYMTGDCSPLSSFANYAENLENHLYKTLQPLVEEMSKSGTFRLIFHLFKSASEEYELKAINGLKERLANYNFEFALVHLAYGHNFRLYYNDGRNDINQGTYIQLSKHSALLHFVSKSDLPLKIYLDKRSTFTSLFYIAKQVYWFSHLSHRSYMPSKRTVTIMYPSLMARMTEELKKVEGWDYERLKAVSEKLWFI, from the coding sequence ATGAGTGGACTATTTTTAAACTTCTATCAGGTAGATATTCCTACAAAAGCTGCTTCAATTGATTCAGTTGAGTATAGCCCCTACGCTTCAAAAGAAGCCTTCATTGGCTTAAAAAAAAGTTTTCCAAATCTTTCATTTTATCGTGATGATGATAAAATATTACTTTGGAAGAATTCAAACGAGTCTGAATTCCCTGAAAATACCGTATCAATTAATATTGACTTTACCGAGAAAGCAAAAGTGCTTTCCAAAATACTAGAAAGGTCTATTATTGATTTCGTAGAACCCAAAGGATATCGAATATTCAAGAATAAACATTCAAACTCTTGGGGGATTATATCTTCAAAAGATGTTTTAAACGGAAGTATTGAAGGCTTATCTGTAAACAGAATTGTGCATTTTTCGCCTTGCTTTTTTTTCAAGGAAAGCAAATTGCTTTTGGGCTTTTCTTTATCTACTTCACTCAAAAACTCTTTTACTTGGAGTAAATCAGAGTTTGAGAAATATGGCATTGACATTAAAGGATTAAAAGGTGATGATAATAGAATCTTTGCAAACAGGCAATCAATAAAGCGTTTTATAGAAACCAAAGGAGCAACAACTAAATACGACCAAATAATTAATGAGGAAAATAAAAACTCAAAATGCTTTGCAGTAATTGATGGCTTTTACAAATGGCTTGATAAAAACAGAACGGAAATTAAATTGCCTTTTGGACTAGCAATAAATGCTATTTCTAAAAAATACTTGCCTTTTGAAGATGAATTAATCAAGCCCGAAATAATTGGAAAGCCACAGAGATATTTTTATAGTAACCGCAAGAACACACAAGGTTTAAAATATTACGACCAAATGGTTAAGGCTTATCAACCTTATTCATTGGAGCTTTACCAAAACAAACAAATCAATATTGGTGTGATTTGTCCTTCTGAATATCAAGGCGAAACAGAAGGTTTTGTAAAGAAAATTGAAGCAAAACTAAAAGAGGTTTTCCATTTCAACTCTTTGAACTTTCATTTTAAAACAATCGCAGGAAAAGAATTAGAAAATTACAAGGAAGTGCTTTATGATGAGGCTTTACAGAAGTGCGACTTGATTTATGTAATCGTAAATGAAGCCCAAGAAAAGCTAAGTCCAAACAATTCACCGTATTACGTATGCAAGGCAAAGTTTATCGGTAATGGCATTCCAACGCAGGATGTTCAAATAGAAACCATAAGACAAAATCTCAATGCCTTTACTATGACCAACATTGCATTAAACTCTTATGCAAAACTTGGTGGTACGGCTTGGACAATTGAAAAAGAAGACAAACTAAAAGATGAATTGGTAATTGGCATTGGCTCCACATTATCAGAAAATGGGCAGTTTGTTTTGGGTATTGCACAAGTTTTTCATAATGATGGCAGGTATATGACAGGAGATTGCTCTCCCCTTTCATCATTTGCCAATTATGCTGAAAATTTAGAAAATCACCTTTATAAAACTTTACAGCCCTTAGTTGAGGAAATGAGCAAATCAGGCACATTCCGCTTGATTTTTCATTTGTTCAAATCAGCCAGTGAGGAATACGAATTAAAAGCCATTAATGGCTTAAAAGAGAGATTGGCAAATTACAATTTTGAATTTGCGTTGGTTCATTTGGCTTATGGGCATAATTTCAGATTGTATTACAATGATGGAAGAAATGACATCAACCAAGGAACATACATTCAATTAAGCAAACATTCTGCTTTGCTTCATTTTGTGAGCAAGAGTGATTTACCCTTGAAAATTTATTTGGATAAGCGTTCCACCTTCACAAGTTTGTTCTACATAGCAAAACAGGTTTATTGGTTTTCACACTTGTCGCACAGAAGCTATATGCCGTCAAAGAGAACCGTTACCATAATGTACCCTTCACTAATGGCAAGAATGACAGAAGAACTCAAAAAAGTAGAAGGTTGGGATTATGAAAGATTAAAAGCAGTAAGCGAAAAACTATGGTTTATTTAA